The Candidatus Thorarchaeota archaeon genome includes a window with the following:
- a CDS encoding MoaD/ThiS family protein, whose translation MTIKVEFRGPLESQGVQTTYHVDIRNQKRVRDVLDQLLQQNDVLEEIFSDMRTVEQNTMVLLNEKDVTLFDGLDTKLEDGDNLLVLPLVHGG comes from the coding sequence ATGACCATCAAAGTCGAATTCCGGGGCCCGTTAGAAAGCCAAGGCGTACAAACAACATACCATGTCGATATCCGGAATCAAAAAAGAGTCCGAGATGTATTGGACCAACTTCTCCAACAAAACGACGTACTTGAAGAAATATTCTCAGATATGAGAACGGTGGAACAAAACACCATGGTGCTGCTCAATGAGAAAGATGTGACGTTGTTTGATGGACTTGATACGAAGCTCGAAGACGGGGACAATCTGTTGGTTTTGCCACTCGTCCATGGGGGCTAG
- a CDS encoding 50S ribosomal protein L2 codes for MGKRILVQRKGRGTSRWRSPSHKKLAPARHPKWAPDKTYRGEIVALFHEPGRGAPLAEVRYEDKSTPSFMIAPEGAYVGQEIECGADAALANGNTLMLQHIPEGTPIYNVEGKPGDGGKFVRSSGLTSMIVSADPSKAMVRLPSGSQKAFSPRCRATIGIVAGGGRKEKPFLKAGTVWHHNRVKARKWPVVRGTAMNAVSHPHGGGSHQSPGRPTTVGRNTPPGRKVGNIAARRTGRKKKT; via the coding sequence ATGGGTAAGCGTATATTAGTTCAGAGAAAAGGTCGCGGTACTTCGAGATGGCGTTCGCCTTCACACAAGAAACTAGCGCCGGCTCGTCATCCCAAATGGGCCCCCGATAAGACCTATCGGGGAGAAATTGTTGCTCTTTTCCACGAACCTGGAAGAGGCGCTCCCCTCGCAGAAGTCCGTTACGAGGATAAATCAACTCCTAGTTTCATGATTGCTCCTGAAGGCGCATATGTGGGGCAAGAAATTGAATGTGGGGCTGATGCTGCTCTTGCCAATGGTAACACCCTGATGCTTCAACATATTCCTGAAGGTACTCCAATCTACAACGTAGAAGGTAAACCTGGAGACGGTGGCAAGTTTGTCCGTTCATCCGGACTTACATCTATGATAGTCTCGGCGGATCCGTCTAAGGCGATGGTTAGACTGCCCAGTGGATCACAGAAGGCATTCAGCCCTCGTTGTCGAGCCACAATTGGGATAGTTGCTGGTGGCGGTCGGAAGGAAAAACCATTCCTTAAAGCTGGTACTGTCTGGCACCACAATCGTGTCAAAGCAAGAAAATGGCCAGTTGTTAGAGGAACTGCAATGAATGCGGTCTCCCACCCCCATGGTGGAGGATCCCATCAGTCTCCTGGAAGACCTACAACGGTCGGCAGGAACACCCCGCCAGGCCGGAAAGTAGGTAACATCGCTGCTCGAAGAACAGGCCGCAAAAAGAAGACTTGA
- the ftsZ gene encoding cell division protein FtsZ, protein MKSIIDSARDHSRREKRDSQNRDMGQARILVVGCGGAGNNTVKRLMTIGVQGAECVAVNTDRQHLSVTTAHRKLLIGEKITRGLGAGGYPHVGQAAAEESSHELTELLRDADLVFIAAGMGGGTGTGAAPVVAKIAKKNDAIVVGVVTMPFELERTRIDKAKSGLARLQENADTVVVIDNQKLMELVPDLPLEEAFGVADEVLAGMVKGITETITMPSLINLDYADVRSIICNGGVALVGLGEASDENRAEEAIKNALNSPLLEVEWTGATGALIHITGGPDMSLSEANNVGQIVSSKMSDSANVIWGARVDPRLSGILRVMLILTGVKSPQLLPRSKESKTERKDTSATRKRLADFGLFSNPSPANTKAQSKSLGKFPPVRNRSWEERLKPLNDRFEKQKERRKEEEKKPELDDLGLKRIF, encoded by the coding sequence ATGAAATCCATAATTGACTCAGCACGCGACCATAGTAGACGGGAAAAGAGGGATTCCCAAAATCGCGATATGGGGCAAGCTCGAATTCTTGTTGTTGGCTGTGGTGGTGCGGGCAATAATACAGTGAAGCGACTCATGACTATTGGAGTACAGGGAGCTGAATGTGTTGCGGTAAACACCGATCGCCAGCATCTTTCAGTTACAACTGCTCATCGCAAGTTATTGATTGGCGAAAAAATCACCCGCGGACTCGGTGCGGGTGGCTACCCACACGTTGGACAAGCTGCAGCTGAGGAATCATCCCATGAGCTAACTGAATTGCTACGTGATGCTGATTTGGTTTTTATTGCTGCTGGCATGGGTGGCGGAACCGGTACGGGGGCCGCTCCTGTTGTAGCTAAAATCGCTAAGAAGAACGATGCCATAGTTGTCGGTGTAGTTACTATGCCATTCGAGTTGGAGCGCACCCGCATTGACAAGGCAAAATCAGGGTTGGCCCGACTTCAAGAGAATGCTGATACAGTGGTTGTCATAGATAATCAGAAGCTCATGGAATTGGTGCCCGACCTTCCATTGGAGGAGGCTTTTGGTGTTGCTGATGAGGTGCTTGCTGGTATGGTAAAAGGCATCACTGAAACAATCACTATGCCAAGCCTCATCAACTTAGACTATGCTGATGTGCGTTCTATTATATGCAATGGAGGCGTAGCCTTGGTTGGATTAGGGGAGGCAAGTGATGAAAACCGGGCGGAAGAAGCCATCAAGAATGCTCTGAACAGCCCCCTTCTCGAGGTGGAGTGGACCGGGGCAACTGGTGCACTTATCCATATAACTGGTGGACCGGATATGTCTCTTTCCGAAGCGAATAACGTAGGGCAAATTGTTTCGAGCAAGATGAGTGATTCAGCTAATGTCATCTGGGGTGCACGTGTGGATCCTCGCTTAAGTGGTATATTACGTGTCATGCTCATTTTAACCGGCGTAAAAAGCCCACAACTGCTTCCCCGTTCAAAAGAATCGAAAACCGAGAGAAAAGACACCTCTGCTACCCGGAAACGTCTCGCTGATTTCGGTCTCTTCAGTAACCCCTCTCCGGCAAATACGAAGGCACAATCGAAATCGCTTGGCAAATTTCCTCCGGTCAGAAACCGTTCATGGGAAGAACGACTCAAACCCCTCAATGACCGCTTCGAAAAGCAAAAAGAACGAAGGAAGGAAGAAGAAAAGAAGCCAGAGTTGGATGATTTGGGTCTGAAGAGAATCTTTTAG
- a CDS encoding Lsm family RNA-binding protein: MSDVASMRAFNRELAAVVGASVEVKLKSGEVYSGTIRGIDKESLSIVLAEVHTEEDKNIPKMFIYGDSIASFSLSEKEVSLEGLARELESSFPPGGVRYYPDTAVIVVMNKVRITPEGVEGSGPLYERVKSIADEWLEDHGLKQ, from the coding sequence ATGTCTGACGTAGCATCTATGCGAGCATTTAACAGAGAGCTGGCAGCGGTTGTCGGCGCCAGTGTCGAAGTGAAACTGAAAAGCGGTGAAGTTTATTCGGGTACAATAAGAGGTATTGACAAGGAAAGCCTCAGTATTGTGCTCGCGGAGGTTCACACAGAAGAAGACAAGAACATACCAAAGATGTTCATTTATGGCGATAGTATCGCTTCGTTCTCGCTGTCTGAAAAGGAAGTAAGTCTTGAAGGATTGGCACGGGAACTTGAGAGTAGTTTCCCCCCAGGCGGTGTACGATACTATCCAGACACCGCAGTTATAGTTGTCATGAATAAGGTCCGAATTACTCCCGAAGGAGTAGAAGGTAGCGGTCCACTCTATGAAAGAGTGAAGAGTATCGCGGATGAATGGCTAGAAGATCACGGGCTCAAGCAATAG
- a CDS encoding 2-oxoacid:acceptor oxidoreductase family protein, which translates to MQKEIRIAGTGGMGVVLAGVIVGHSAVVYGGLNAVQSQSYGSEARGTAAKSEVIIGDGDIHFPKVRKSDFFVVMSQSALDKYIDDAEPGSLIIVDPDLVDTTGLEDKYELVEIPAMKTADDFGVRLASNMVMLGALIKKSGLFPLEALENGVRDMVPEKYLEIDMKAIRAGAELV; encoded by the coding sequence ATGCAAAAGGAAATTCGAATTGCTGGTACAGGCGGTATGGGTGTAGTTCTAGCTGGCGTCATAGTTGGTCATTCAGCTGTGGTATACGGTGGATTAAACGCCGTACAGAGCCAGAGTTATGGTTCGGAAGCAAGAGGTACAGCTGCAAAGAGTGAGGTTATCATCGGTGATGGTGATATCCATTTCCCAAAAGTCAGGAAGTCAGATTTCTTTGTTGTTATGAGCCAATCGGCGCTTGACAAGTACATCGATGATGCAGAACCTGGTAGCTTAATCATCGTAGATCCAGACCTTGTGGATACAACCGGTCTGGAAGATAAGTACGAGCTTGTCGAGATACCTGCCATGAAGACCGCAGATGATTTCGGCGTTCGTTTGGCTTCAAATATGGTTATGCTAGGTGCGCTCATCAAGAAATCAGGTTTGTTCCCGCTAGAGGCTTTAGAAAATGGGGTTAGAGACATGGTTCCTGAGAAATACCTTGAAATCGACATGAAGGCAATACGTGCCGGTGCTGAATTGGTCTAG
- a CDS encoding type II toxin-antitoxin system ParD family antitoxin, giving the protein MQLIAVHLPEQIVLDIEELVENGFYPNRSEAIRNAIRDLLKRELWNGKVIAHETKSETVNQ; this is encoded by the coding sequence ATGCAACTGATTGCGGTACACCTACCTGAGCAGATTGTTCTGGACATTGAGGAACTTGTTGAGAATGGTTTCTATCCCAACAGAAGCGAAGCAATCAGAAACGCAATACGAGACCTATTGAAGCGTGAACTTTGGAACGGCAAAGTCATAGCTCATGAGACGAAAAGCGAGACTGTGAACCAATGA
- a CDS encoding 2-oxoacid:ferredoxin oxidoreductase subunit beta, whose translation MLTISNQHFSRAYLREEALPSPFCPGCGNGITINCFFKAVRDLGHENLDEFAFVSGIGCGAWIPSPHFDADTLHTTHGRAIAFATGLKLARPELKVVVISGDGDIAGIGGNHLVHAARRNVDMTVICSNNYNYGMTGGQVSATTFTGDSTSTTPYGNPERPFDLSRLVAAAGANYVARWTTAHPFQASRSMKAALEHEGFTFVEMMSQCPTAYGRRAKIGDTQDFFDWFKSLPIRKKSDPIHHRVPEKHSIDLGVFVDRAEKGYVKALNETVVPKKE comes from the coding sequence ATCTTGACCATCTCAAATCAGCACTTTTCACGAGCGTACCTCCGTGAGGAGGCCTTACCTTCTCCTTTCTGCCCCGGTTGCGGCAATGGCATCACCATAAACTGCTTTTTCAAGGCTGTTCGTGACCTTGGTCATGAGAACCTAGATGAATTCGCGTTCGTTTCGGGAATTGGCTGTGGTGCTTGGATTCCATCTCCCCATTTTGATGCTGATACACTCCATACAACTCATGGCAGAGCAATTGCTTTTGCTACAGGTCTTAAACTTGCCCGCCCAGAGTTGAAGGTTGTAGTTATATCTGGAGATGGCGACATTGCAGGTATTGGTGGTAATCACCTTGTACATGCAGCCCGCCGCAATGTGGATATGACAGTTATCTGCTCCAATAACTACAACTACGGCATGACTGGCGGTCAGGTGAGTGCTACAACTTTCACTGGTGATTCGACTTCCACTACACCCTATGGTAATCCTGAACGTCCTTTTGATCTATCACGTCTAGTTGCAGCCGCCGGTGCAAACTATGTAGCGAGGTGGACTACCGCACATCCATTTCAAGCATCTAGATCCATGAAGGCGGCCCTAGAACATGAAGGATTCACCTTTGTCGAGATGATGAGTCAGTGTCCTACCGCCTATGGTAGGCGTGCCAAAATCGGAGATACCCAGGATTTCTTTGACTGGTTCAAGAGCCTGCCAATCAGAAAGAAAAGTGACCCGATTCATCATCGTGTTCCGGAAAAGCATAGCATCGATTTGGGTGTGTTTGTTGATAGAGCCGAAAAGGGCTACGTGAAAGCACTCAACGAAACCGTTGTACCAAAGAAGGAGTGA